Proteins encoded within one genomic window of Tigriopus californicus strain San Diego chromosome 12, Tcal_SD_v2.1, whole genome shotgun sequence:
- the LOC131891543 gene encoding ras guanine nucleotide exchange factor P-like, with protein sequence MAAFLKLSIAVFALLAVHLTLADHSYPDVGKSPISTDAAESRSDVEIPEELSHLKPGESLYFYYEPIQNQKHQAHPSHYGHQRRRQEGPPQQQQQRHPQQQQQQQLQPRQPQQQQPQQHQQLQPRQQQQQQQQQQQQPQQFQRNPYNPYQQRVGRPLGLVDRIRNMFSFNPFWRNQISRQLEVVAASPLIAGAVVAGITALAGGLVYTQGILSEPAPVVTPAPPISNFRPAVTTRVVNRIVSAIENQASIELAPDRYSARPLANDEITTTTPLPSITENGSEVDASEVDASEVDASEVDASEVDASEVDASEAQEDIRSSSTDDSTVTPSGEDTTIDETTMAAQSTTDLVDAILGVAQGSEDNEVGNNLLGAVNTPSLDSESDNVVRLGNGDSQSQVQDEGSDDSTESMMETTTGMPDTTTKILKLTMQKASSLYPDMILLPLTQGDSNDPTGTTTMISDTNVQDDANERVGPPTTTTPRSIEDSENDITTIKAPERVKFGSSDQVIDYIKQLTNNIIDEDPSKPNDNGEERSQPDLLPSANTSDSNPEEGDVVTEALGASNIFDRISLNAEAKEEAEEADSNPTTITNPQGKDEDTS encoded by the exons ATGGCCGCATTCCTGAAGCTCTCCATTGCGGTTTTTGCCCTCTTGGCAGTGCATCTCACCCTGGCCGATCATTCTTATCCAG ATGTTGGTAAATCGCCCATATCGACAGATGCCGCCGAGTCCCGTTCAGACGTTGAGATCCCCGAGGAGCTGAGTCATCTGAAACCGGGCGAATCACTCTACTTCTACTATGAGCCCATTCAGAACCAAAAACATCAGGCTCATCCGTCCCATTATGGTCACCAACGTCGCCGTCAAGAGGGCCCCcctcaacaacagcaacaacgtcatcctcaacaacaacaacagcagcaactgCAACCACGGCAGCCACAGCAGcagcaaccacaacaacatcagcaactGCAACCAcggcagcagcaacaacaacaacaacaacagcagcaacagccaCAACAGTTTCAACGCAATCCATATAATCCCTACCAGCAACGTGTGGGTAGGCCTTTGGGATTAGTTGATCGCATCCGGAATATGTTCTCGTTCAATCCCTTTTGGCGGAATCAGATCTCTCGTCAATTGGAAGTCGTCGCTGCCAGCCCA CTCATTGCCGGTGCTGTGGTGGCTGGAATTACGGCTCTGGCAGGAGGACTGGTCTACACGCAAGGCATTTTGTCCGAACCCGCACCCGTAGTGACACCAGCCCCACCAATTAGCAACTTCCGTCCGGCGGTCACCACCCGCGTTGTGAACCGCATTGTGAGTGCCATCGAAAACCAAGCCTCCATCGAACTTGCCCCCGATCGATACAGTGCTCGACCTTTGGCCAATGATGAAATCACCACCACTACCCCTTTACCCTCCATTACTGAGAATGGGTCTGAAGTTGACGCATCTGAAGTTGACGCATCTGAAGTTGACGCATCTGAAGTTGACGCATCTGAAGTTGACGCATCTGAAGTTGACGCATCTGAAGCTCAAGAGGATATCCGATCCTCATCTACAGACGATAGTACCGTAACTCCCTCTGGAGAAGACACCACAATTGATGAAACAACCATGGCTGCCCAATCTACAACCGATCTTGTGGACGCTATTCTAGGCGTTGCCCAAGGAAGCGAAGATAATGAAGTCGGCAACAATCTTCTAGGGGCTGTAAATACCCCAAGTCTGGATTCAGAGTCCGACAATGTCGTCCGCCTGGGCAATGGGGATTCTCAAAGCCAAGTTCAGGACGAAGGCTCCGACGATTCGACTGAGTCCATGATGGAGACGACCACTGGTATGCCGGATACCACCACCAAGATTCTCAAACTGACCATGCAAAAGGCCTCATCGCTTTACCCCGATATGATTTTACTACCCTTGACCCAAGGGGACTCCAACGATCCCACCGGCACTACCACCATGATTTCAGACACAAACGTCCAGGACGACGCCAACGAGAGAGTAGGCCCACCCACCACCACAACTCCCCGTTCGATAGAAGACTCCGAAAACGATATCACCACAATCAAGGCCCCGGAGCGAGTCAAGTTTGGCAGTTCCGACCAAGTGATTGACTACATCAAGCAACTGACCAACAACATCATTGACGAGGACCCCTCTAAGCCCAATGACAACGGTGAGGAGCGCTCACAACCCGATCTACTCCCATCGGCCAACACTTCCGACAGCAATCCAGAGGAAGGTGATGTGGTCACGGAAGCCCTGGGAGCTTCCAATATCTTTGACAGGATCTCCCTGAACGCAGAGGCCAAGGAAGAGGCTGAGGAGGCTGATTCCAATCCTACCACAATCACAAATCCCCAAGGCAAGGATGAAGACACGAGTTAG
- the LOC131892224 gene encoding uncharacterized protein LOC131892224 isoform X2, whose amino-acid sequence MDITRAKMRFRHRSSTEAIKTTSLWDVLAIIALVLTITCPWTDGKPFPAWVPGEGAAVCAKFQYYYGPNCFHDQVRILYKRVDRRRGIRKLQGPASRAALADFRSNWQHEYPHLNINQCVAYGGLCEHPKQLEYCGIGSRNGGNVLWLVLASMIQYTYLHV is encoded by the exons ATGGACATAACCCGGGCAAAGATGCGATTTCGCCACCGCTCCTCAACGGAGGCGATAAAAACGACCAGTCTTTGGGATGTGTTGGCAATAATTGCGCTGGTCTTGACCATAACCTGCCCTTGGACAGATGGGAAAC CATTCCCGGCTTGGGTGCCTGGCGAAGGGGCCGCGGTGTGCGCCAAGTTCCAGTACTATTATGGTCCCAATTGCTTCCACGATCAAGTGCGGATCCTGTACAAAAGAGTCGATCGGCGACGAGGCATCCGGAAGTTACAGG GTCCGGCTTCTCGAGCAGCTTTGGCGGATTTTCGATCCAATTGGCAACACGAATACCCTCACTTAAACATCAATCAGTGTGTCGCCTACGGAG GATTGTGCGAGCATCCAAAGCAGCTCGAGTATTGCGGCATTGGTTCCCGAAATGGTGGAAATGTCCTGTGGCTGGTTTTAGCATCCATGATTCAATACACATATCTACACGTGTAA
- the LOC131892224 gene encoding uncharacterized protein LOC131892224 isoform X1, which produces MDITRAKMRFRHRSSTEAIKTTSLWDVLAIIALVLTITCPWTDGKPFPAWVPGEGAAVCAKFQYYYGPNCFHDQVRILYKRVDRRRGIRKLQVACDLLTRALGNCLKYFNELCSEDHLSTGRGDFTSASISPASRAALADFRSNWQHEYPHLNINQCVAYGGLCEHPKQLEYCGIGSRNGGNVLWLVLASMIQYTYLHV; this is translated from the exons ATGGACATAACCCGGGCAAAGATGCGATTTCGCCACCGCTCCTCAACGGAGGCGATAAAAACGACCAGTCTTTGGGATGTGTTGGCAATAATTGCGCTGGTCTTGACCATAACCTGCCCTTGGACAGATGGGAAAC CATTCCCGGCTTGGGTGCCTGGCGAAGGGGCCGCGGTGTGCGCCAAGTTCCAGTACTATTATGGTCCCAATTGCTTCCACGATCAAGTGCGGATCCTGTACAAAAGAGTCGATCGGCGACGAGGCATCCGGAAGTTACAGG TGGCTTGCGACCTTCTGACACGAGCATTGGGCAATTGCTTAAAGTACTTCAACGAGCTCTGCTCAGAGGACCATTTGAGCACGGGCAGAGGCGATTTCACTTCAGCCTCCATCA GTCCGGCTTCTCGAGCAGCTTTGGCGGATTTTCGATCCAATTGGCAACACGAATACCCTCACTTAAACATCAATCAGTGTGTCGCCTACGGAG GATTGTGCGAGCATCCAAAGCAGCTCGAGTATTGCGGCATTGGTTCCCGAAATGGTGGAAATGTCCTGTGGCTGGTTTTAGCATCCATGATTCAATACACATATCTACACGTGTAA